The following are encoded together in the Macadamia integrifolia cultivar HAES 741 chromosome 10, SCU_Mint_v3, whole genome shotgun sequence genome:
- the LOC122092052 gene encoding TBC1 domain family member 13-like yields MVKKRVPEWLNNSLWSSNPPDDDERLLRYASKPSIPAFQPPPEPPIPQRPPEPQRQPEEEPKQETKDSSRADERSSISPEEISRQSQFLAELSRKVINLRELRRLASQGIPEGAGIRPTVWKILLGYLPCDRSLWTIELAKKRSQYKRFKEELLVNPSEVTRRLDKSAGLESDESKCERRGLLPRSEIPHGEHPLSLGTNSIWNQFFQDTEIIEQIDRDVHRTHPGMHFFSGDSSFARSNQEALKNILIVFAKLNPGIRYVQGMNEVLAPLFYVFRNDPDEEIAASAEADTFFCFVELLSGFRDNFCQQLDNSVVGIRSTITKVSKLLKEHDEELWRHLEVTTKVNPQFYAFRWITLLLTQEFNFADSLHIWDALLSDPEGPQETLLRICCAMLILVRRRLLAGDFTSNLKLLQHYPSTNVSHLLYVADKLCARSVE; encoded by the exons ATGGTAAAGAAGCGCGTACCGGAGTGGCTCAACAACTCTCTCTGGTCTTCTAATCCTCCAGACGACGACGAGCGTCTTCTCCGATACGCTTCGAAACCTTCTATTCCCGCCTTCCAGCCGCCCCCCGAACCACCGATTCCTCAGCGTCCTCCCGAACCCCAACGACAGCCAGAAGAAGAGCCGAAACAGGAGACCAAAGATTCTTCACGCGCCGATGAACGAAGCTCTATCTCACCTGAGGAAATCTCTCGCCAATCTCAGTTCTTAGCCgag CTTTCGAGGAAAGTTATAAATTTGCGCGAGTTAAGGAGATTAGCATCGCAGGGGATACCAGAGGGGGCTGGAATCCGCCCTACCGTGTGGAAG ATCCTACTGGGGTATTTGCCATGTGATCGTAGCTTGTGGACGATTGAACTGGCTAAGAAGCGCTCTCAGTACAAGCGTTTTAAAGAGGAACTTCTGGTGAATCCT TCAGAAGTCACAAGGAGGTTGGACAAATCCGCTGGTCTTGAAAGTGATGAGTCAAAATGTGAACGGAGAGGCTTGCTACCAAGATCAGAAATTCCTCATGGAGAGCATCCATTAAGCCTTGGAACGAACAGTATTTGGAATCAATTCTTCCAG GACACAGAGATCATAGAGCAAATTGACCGGGATGTGCATCGGACTCATCCAGGCATGCACTTTTTCTCGGGGGACTCTTCCTTTGCGAGATCAAACCAG GAGGCTTTGAAAAACATATTGATAGTATTTGCCAAGTTGAATCCAGGTATTAGATATGTGCAGGGGATGAATGAAGTTCTGGCACCTTTGTTCTATGTATTCAGGAATGACCCAGATGAAGAAATTGCG GCCTCTGCAGAAGCAGacacatttttttgttttgttgagtTGTTAAGTGGATTCCGTGACAATTTTTGTCAGCAACTGGACAATAGTGTTGTTGGTATCCGTTCCACTATTACAAAGGTGTCAAAGCTTTTGAAGGAGCATGATGAAGAGCTTTGGCGTCATCTTGAGgtcacaactaaa GTCAATCCACAGTTCTATGCATTTAGATGGATAACTCTCCTGTTGACTCAAGAATTCAATTTCGCAGACAGCCTTCATATCTGGGACGCACTTTTAAGTGATCCTGAGGGTCCTCAG GAAACCCTGCTCAGAATATGCTGTGCCATGCTGATTCTTGTCCGTAGGCGTCTTCTTGCGGGTGATTTTACTTCAAATCTCAAGCTTCTCCAGCATTACCCATCGACGAATGTCAGTCACCTCCTCTATGTTGCTGACAAGTTGTGTGCACGATCTGTCGAATAA